In one Umezawaea sp. Da 62-37 genomic region, the following are encoded:
- a CDS encoding GAF and ANTAR domain-containing protein, which produces MGDDRLLDTFVELADTLIDDFDVIDFLHLLVDRCVELLAVDAAGLLLADQHGRLQLIASSNEQVRLLELFQLQNDDGPCLEAFATGVRVGHADLSTAGGRWQRFAPAATGSGFAAVDALPMRLRGQVIGALNLFRVRPGELTDTALRTARALVDVATIGLLQERSIRHQEILTEQLQTALNNRVIIEQAKGYIAHRLGVDMTGAFTALRGYARSHNLKLSDVAAAVVDGRTDTRDLLARPSRPGPPKR; this is translated from the coding sequence ATGGGCGATGACCGTCTTCTGGACACGTTCGTCGAGTTGGCGGACACGCTGATCGACGATTTCGACGTGATCGACTTCCTGCATCTGCTGGTGGACCGGTGCGTCGAACTGCTCGCCGTCGACGCCGCTGGGCTGCTGCTGGCCGACCAGCACGGCAGGCTGCAGTTGATCGCGTCCTCGAATGAACAGGTGCGTCTGCTGGAGTTGTTCCAGTTGCAGAACGACGACGGCCCCTGTCTGGAGGCCTTCGCTACCGGCGTGCGGGTCGGCCACGCCGATCTGTCCACCGCTGGCGGCCGGTGGCAACGATTCGCCCCGGCGGCCACGGGCAGCGGATTCGCCGCCGTGGACGCCCTGCCCATGCGGCTGCGCGGTCAGGTGATTGGGGCGCTCAATCTGTTCCGCGTCCGCCCCGGCGAGCTGACCGACACCGCGCTGCGCACCGCCAGGGCCTTGGTCGACGTGGCCACCATCGGCCTGCTCCAGGAACGCTCGATCCGCCACCAGGAGATCCTGACCGAGCAACTGCAGACCGCGTTGAACAACCGGGTGATCATCGAACAGGCCAAGGGGTACATTGCACACCGCCTCGGCGTCGACATGACCGGAGCCTTCACCGCCCTGCGCGGCTACGCCCGCAGCCACAACCTGAAGCTCAGCGACGTCGCGGCCGCGGTCGTCGACGGCCGCACCGATACTCGTGATCTGCTCGCAAGGCCCTCACGACCTGGGCCGCCCAAGCGATAG
- a CDS encoding GAF and ANTAR domain-containing protein, whose product MRTTTVDRPGRRSDAIDMVGRHDDAGLARVRAWVTERADSRATSVSALLLCETAVSRLGVSGAALTVDTSQGWSETLHSTDLLGEQLAEIQVTVGEGPCVDAGRVGGPVLVADLDTAAIGRRWPLFAPLAVHAGARALFALPLRVGSIHAGTLVLHRAEAGSLDATTLTDALAFARLALRLLLDERAGLGGADHDLGDSLSLHDLRVHQATGMISAQLEVGMADAFAALRGRAFADQRPLGELAADVVARRVRFDLTEETI is encoded by the coding sequence GTGAGGACGACCACCGTCGACAGGCCCGGCCGGAGGAGTGACGCGATCGACATGGTGGGCCGCCACGACGACGCAGGCCTCGCCCGGGTACGGGCCTGGGTCACCGAGCGGGCCGACAGCCGCGCGACATCGGTATCGGCGCTGCTGCTGTGCGAGACCGCCGTGTCCCGGCTCGGCGTGAGCGGCGCCGCGCTGACGGTGGACACCTCCCAAGGGTGGTCCGAGACGCTGCATTCGACCGATCTGCTGGGTGAGCAGCTGGCCGAGATCCAGGTCACGGTCGGTGAAGGGCCGTGTGTGGACGCGGGGCGGGTCGGTGGTCCTGTGCTGGTGGCCGATCTGGACACCGCGGCGATCGGGCGTCGGTGGCCGCTGTTCGCGCCGTTGGCGGTCCACGCCGGTGCCCGCGCGCTGTTCGCGCTGCCGTTGCGTGTCGGCTCGATCCACGCCGGCACACTGGTGCTGCACCGGGCCGAGGCCGGATCACTGGACGCGACGACGCTGACGGACGCGCTGGCGTTCGCCCGGCTGGCCCTGCGGCTGCTGCTCGACGAGCGGGCCGGACTCGGTGGCGCCGACCACGACTTGGGTGACAGCCTGTCCTTGCACGACCTGCGGGTGCATCAGGCCACCGGGATGATCTCCGCGCAACTGGAGGTGGGGATGGCCGACGCCTTCGCCGCCCTGCGCGGACGGGCCTTCGCCGACCAGCGGCCGTTGGGCGAACTCGCCGCCGACGTGGTGGCGCGACGCGTGCGTTTCGACCTGACCGAGGAGACGATATGA
- a CDS encoding STAS domain-containing protein: protein MRPCGRIPQASTLRTYQFSRPPGPRGRHGLVRRTSVTAAVPCRISVLPSPWTAHRAPSQSAPTLLNVTPRLVQPGAVVLVVRGEVDMASSPYLWEHVHEHVHHGGPDVIMDLTEVTFFGAAGLTILAKLREAASLVEIGFSVVATARAVLWSLRITGLDLVLDVYPDLHHIPMRSWPLIGLR, encoded by the coding sequence GTGCGGCCTTGTGGGCGCATCCCCCAGGCCTCTACTCTGCGTACATATCAATTCTCCCGCCCGCCTGGACCCCGCGGACGCCACGGCTTGGTGAGGAGAACCTCCGTGACCGCCGCCGTCCCCTGTCGGATATCCGTTCTTCCGTCGCCCTGGACTGCGCACCGAGCGCCCTCCCAATCGGCTCCCACACTGCTCAACGTCACTCCCCGATTGGTCCAGCCGGGCGCGGTCGTGCTCGTGGTCCGCGGGGAGGTGGATATGGCGAGCTCCCCCTACCTGTGGGAACACGTTCACGAGCACGTCCACCACGGCGGCCCGGATGTGATCATGGACCTCACCGAAGTGACCTTCTTCGGCGCGGCCGGTCTCACGATCCTGGCGAAGCTCCGCGAGGCCGCGAGTCTGGTGGAGATCGGGTTCAGTGTGGTCGCCACCGCTCGCGCGGTCCTGTGGTCGCTGAGGATCACCGGGTTGGACCTGGTGCTGGACGTGTACCCCGACCTCCACCACATCCCGATGCGGTCCTGGCCCCTGATCGGACTTCGATAG